In Cyanobacteriota bacterium, the sequence GCAATCATGGCGGCATTGTCTGTACAGAACTGCATGGGTGGAAACAGCACCGTGAGGTCATGGTCAGCCGCAACGGCTTGCAAGCGCTGGCGAAGCCCTCGATTGGCAGCTACACCACCGCCAACGGCGATCGTTGATAACTGATGCTCTAGAGCGCAGGCAATTGTCCGTTGGGTGAGGGTATGGGCTACCGTGGCCTGAAAACTGGCGGCTAGGTCAGCGATCGGTAAGGTGTCGGTTTCTTGACGCAATTTTTCTACAAGTCGGGCCATGGCTGTTTTCAAGCCACTAAAGCTGAAATCGTAAGGGTGATAACCACCCCCTGGGAGAGAAATCTGTCCGATCGGCAGTATGAATGCTTGCGGGTTGCCTGTGGGTGCAAGCCGGTCGATTGCAGGCCCCCCTGGATAACCAAGATCTAGAATGCGGGCAACTTTGTCAAAGGCTTCTCCGGCTGCATCATCATGGGTTTTACCTAAGGTGACGTAGTCCCCACAGCCCCGGACGTGAATTAGGCTTGTGTGTCCACCTGATACCAGCAGACAGAGAAATGGAGGTTGCAGGTTAGGGGCACCTAAATAGGAAGCGTAGATGTGACCTTCTAGGTGATGGATGCCCAAGAAGGGCTTATCGTAGAGCATAGCTAGGGTTTTAGCAGCCGTTAGCCCCACGAGCAGTGCCCCAACCAACCCAGGAGCACAGGTGGCGGCAACGCCGTCAATATCTTGCCAGGTTATGCCAGCCGCATCCAAGCACTGAGCGATCGCTAGATTCACTAATTCCAAATGCTGCCGGGATGCAAGTTCAGGAACAACGCCCCCATAGGGTTGGTGTACTGAAATTTGTGACGACACAATGCTACTCAAAATGTAACGATTTTTAACGATCGCCACGGCTGTTTCATCACAACTTGTTTCAATTGCCAAAACGGTTGCCATTGCCTGGTAATGTGATCGAGTAAGTTTTGAAGTTTAGTAACGTAACACTGAGTAACTCTCTGTTACAGCAGCTTGCTGCTTAAGCTTGAGGCTTGACAAATCTGTCGCAAAACGGTTACGTACACGTTGCTATAGATTCATGCAGCTTAGAGATTGTAGCAGTTCGAGATCTAGTGATATACGGTACGTTTAGCCGGAGGAATTCTATAGTTCTTTCGGCGTTATAACTAGCACTAACACATAAACCCCTGCTATCTGCTTAGAAAAGGTAACCATTTATGGGACGATTATTTGCGCTAATTCTAGCTGTTTGTCTCTGGATTGGCTTTGCCGCTCCTGCCTCCGCAGCCTACTATGCTAACCTAACGCCCTGT encodes:
- the tsaD gene encoding tRNA (adenosine(37)-N6)-threonylcarbamoyltransferase complex transferase subunit TsaD encodes the protein MATVLAIETSCDETAVAIVKNRYILSSIVSSQISVHQPYGGVVPELASRQHLELVNLAIAQCLDAAGITWQDIDGVAATCAPGLVGALLVGLTAAKTLAMLYDKPFLGIHHLEGHIYASYLGAPNLQPPFLCLLVSGGHTSLIHVRGCGDYVTLGKTHDDAAGEAFDKVARILDLGYPGGPAIDRLAPTGNPQAFILPIGQISLPGGGYHPYDFSFSGLKTAMARLVEKLRQETDTLPIADLAASFQATVAHTLTQRTIACALEHQLSTIAVGGGVAANRGLRQRLQAVAADHDLTVLFPPMQFCTDNAAMIACAAADHLNQGHTSPLTLSARSRMAIADVMQLYTT